In a single window of the uncultured Erythrobacter sp. genome:
- a CDS encoding DUF1501 domain-containing protein — protein sequence MFHIGKANEISRRAFMQRSSQLAVMGAASGYAMGLAGLSDAAAFETGGGYKALVCVFLLGGNDHANTLIPFDSPNYNRYSTIRGGLPAAGGIAIDRSALASQVLNPLQPQTLTDDIQLALAPTMPRLKARFDQGALAPVLNVGPLITPITRQQFDSGNNSMFPRPAKLFSHNDQQSTWQSGSPEGSVSGWGGRIGDLAASSNTNSMFTAINATGNAVFLSGDQTQPYGISSAGAIEIAALRRNLYSSSAASQALNALLTNGTNHIFENDYAMANARSIQFSGFINDALQNVNLATDFGNGNGLAQQLEIVAQLIAARNQLGVTRQVFLVATGGFDNHDGLIGTHENLLAGVDFALDAFYSAMLEVGVADRVTTFTASDFGRTLASNGDGSDHGWGGHHFVLGGAVNGGQFYGTAPEISVDSDDQVGRGRLLPTTSVDEYSATLAKWLGVSPGEIPIVSPNIGNFNSPDLGFLRDVSQQAITSA from the coding sequence ATGTTTCACATCGGAAAAGCCAACGAAATCTCGCGCCGCGCCTTCATGCAGCGATCGAGCCAGCTTGCGGTCATGGGGGCGGCATCGGGCTATGCTATGGGCCTTGCCGGCCTTAGCGATGCCGCAGCATTCGAAACAGGTGGCGGGTACAAGGCGCTGGTTTGCGTCTTTCTGCTGGGCGGGAACGATCATGCGAACACGCTGATCCCATTCGATAGTCCCAACTATAATCGCTACAGCACCATTCGCGGCGGGCTTCCTGCTGCTGGCGGGATTGCGATTGATCGCAGTGCGCTGGCAAGCCAAGTGCTCAACCCGCTCCAGCCGCAAACTCTGACCGATGATATACAGCTTGCGCTTGCGCCGACTATGCCGCGTCTGAAAGCCCGGTTTGATCAAGGTGCGCTGGCTCCGGTGCTCAATGTCGGACCGCTGATCACGCCGATCACGCGCCAGCAATTCGACAGCGGCAACAATTCGATGTTCCCGCGCCCAGCCAAACTGTTTTCGCACAACGACCAGCAATCGACCTGGCAATCGGGTTCGCCCGAAGGCTCTGTTTCGGGCTGGGGCGGACGTATTGGCGATCTTGCGGCGAGCAGCAACACGAACTCGATGTTCACCGCGATTAACGCGACCGGCAATGCGGTGTTCCTCTCGGGCGATCAGACCCAGCCCTACGGCATATCCTCCGCCGGAGCGATCGAGATCGCCGCTTTGAGGCGCAACCTCTACAGTTCGAGCGCGGCCAGTCAGGCGCTCAATGCATTGCTGACCAATGGGACCAATCACATTTTCGAGAACGATTATGCGATGGCCAATGCGCGCTCGATCCAGTTTTCAGGTTTTATCAATGACGCGCTCCAGAATGTGAACCTTGCGACCGATTTCGGTAACGGCAACGGCTTGGCGCAGCAGCTGGAGATCGTCGCGCAATTGATTGCGGCCCGAAACCAGCTGGGCGTTACGCGTCAGGTGTTCCTCGTCGCGACCGGCGGGTTTGATAATCACGATGGTTTGATCGGAACACACGAAAACTTGCTGGCAGGCGTCGATTTCGCTCTGGATGCCTTTTACAGCGCAATGCTGGAGGTCGGCGTGGCCGACCGCGTGACGACCTTCACCGCATCCGATTTCGGCAGGACGCTGGCATCAAATGGCGATGGTTCCGACCATGGCTGGGGCGGGCACCATTTCGTGCTCGGCGGCGCGGTCAATGGCGGGCAATTCTATGGGACAGCGCCGGAAATCTCGGTGGATTCGGACGATCAGGTTGGCCGGGGCAGGTTGCTCCCGACCACTTCGGTTGACGAATATTCGGCGACATTGGCGAAGTGGCTCGGCGTTTCGCCTGGAGAAATCCCCATCGTCTCGCCCAATATCGGCAACTTCAATTCTCCCGATCTTGGTTTCTTGCGCGATGTGAGTCAGCAGGCGATTACAAGCGCCTGA
- a CDS encoding DUF1800 family protein — protein MENCVSLPENGTDLEELDDHTAEFSDALETDDLGASGSNPIAATAASVLALATAACGGGGGGTTGGGPVTGGGTSTPTVLTPQSDAQAARFALRAGLSVSTGDISEMRSIGYEPWLDREINQGIERSAEQFLSSLGFEEINDDRWFFRSDPADYMIWNQLLTGRNSVRKRVALALSEFFVVSLNNLQLWPSTAIGAYWDILKSNAFGNFRELLEEITLNAAMGIFLNTLGNQKADPATGRVPDENYGREVMQLFSIGLFELNIDGTVVTDGAGDPVETYTNDDVTGIAKVFTGFHYNFSGDIQFSSPPSQPNLDIPEARLLRNPMTANPALRPPFGQDTHSPEEKSFLGTTIPAGTGPDETLRIALDTLFNHPNVGPFFGKQMIQRLVTSNPSPAYVRRVAEAFNNNGSGVRGDLRTVFKAVLLDPEALSDSSLDDPRFGKLREPMLRFAQWGRTFGAESTSGFWLMQNLSERSNRLSQSPLRSPSVFNFFRPGYTPSNSQAAANDLLAPEFQLVNETTAASYINFMERTIDGRGGWMFDIKATYAEELQIAHDTAALIDRLDLLLTANQLSQFARDTIAGALDATPVAQSAGNDAKLRQIYRAVMLVMAANDYLIQK, from the coding sequence TTGGAAAACTGCGTTTCGCTTCCGGAAAACGGGACTGACCTCGAAGAATTGGACGATCATACCGCCGAGTTCTCCGACGCTCTCGAAACCGATGACCTTGGCGCGTCCGGATCCAACCCAATCGCGGCGACTGCGGCTTCGGTTTTGGCACTCGCTACTGCGGCTTGCGGTGGTGGAGGTGGCGGCACAACAGGCGGAGGGCCAGTAACAGGCGGAGGCACGTCCACCCCAACTGTGCTCACTCCGCAAAGCGATGCACAAGCAGCGCGATTTGCCCTTCGCGCAGGCCTTTCGGTTTCAACCGGTGACATTTCGGAGATGCGCTCGATCGGCTACGAGCCATGGCTAGACCGCGAGATCAACCAAGGGATTGAGCGCAGCGCGGAGCAGTTCCTCTCCAGCCTCGGTTTCGAGGAAATCAACGACGACCGCTGGTTCTTCAGGAGCGATCCTGCCGATTACATGATCTGGAACCAACTGCTGACCGGTCGCAATTCAGTGCGGAAACGCGTCGCGCTCGCACTGTCGGAATTCTTCGTCGTGTCGCTCAACAATCTGCAGCTTTGGCCCAGCACTGCAATCGGTGCCTATTGGGACATCCTCAAAAGCAACGCGTTCGGCAATTTCCGCGAACTGCTTGAAGAAATCACGCTCAACGCCGCGATGGGAATTTTCCTCAATACGCTTGGCAACCAAAAGGCTGACCCTGCCACTGGCCGCGTTCCCGATGAGAATTACGGGCGTGAGGTGATGCAGCTGTTTTCGATCGGGCTGTTCGAGCTCAATATTGACGGGACTGTAGTCACTGACGGCGCGGGCGATCCTGTCGAAACTTATACCAATGATGACGTGACCGGGATCGCTAAGGTCTTCACCGGATTTCACTACAATTTTTCGGGCGATATCCAGTTTTCCTCGCCCCCGTCCCAGCCCAATCTCGATATTCCCGAGGCGCGGCTGCTGCGCAATCCGATGACAGCCAATCCCGCGCTGCGGCCGCCCTTTGGGCAGGATACGCACTCGCCGGAGGAGAAGAGCTTCCTTGGCACCACTATTCCCGCTGGAACTGGTCCGGATGAGACATTGCGGATCGCGCTCGACACCCTGTTCAACCATCCGAACGTCGGCCCGTTTTTCGGCAAGCAGATGATCCAGCGGCTAGTGACCAGCAATCCTTCACCAGCCTATGTCCGGAGGGTGGCCGAGGCGTTCAACAACAATGGTTCCGGCGTTCGCGGCGACCTGCGCACCGTTTTCAAAGCGGTGTTGCTGGATCCGGAAGCGCTATCGGATAGCTCGCTCGACGACCCGCGCTTTGGCAAATTGCGCGAGCCGATGCTGCGCTTTGCCCAATGGGGGCGGACCTTTGGCGCGGAATCGACTTCGGGCTTCTGGCTGATGCAAAACCTGTCTGAGCGTTCCAACCGTCTCAGCCAATCTCCCTTGCGATCGCCATCGGTCTTCAACTTCTTCCGACCGGGATACACGCCGTCCAATTCGCAGGCCGCTGCGAATGATCTGCTCGCACCGGAATTCCAGCTGGTCAACGAGACGACGGCCGCGAGCTACATCAACTTCATGGAGCGAACGATAGACGGGCGAGGCGGGTGGATGTTCGACATCAAGGCGACCTATGCCGAAGAGCTTCAGATCGCCCATGACACCGCCGCGCTGATCGACCGGCTCGACCTGCTGCTGACCGCGAACCAATTGTCGCAATTCGCGCGGGACACGATTGCGGGCGCGCTCGACGCCACGCCGGTCGCGCAATCCGCAGGTAATGACGCCAAGCTCAGGCAAATCTATCGGGCGGTAATGCTCGTGATGGCCGCCAACGATTATCTGATCCAGAAATAG
- a CDS encoding M14 family metallopeptidase, with translation MIRKAIAQIVLFLSAVLTLPATGQAQSFLQAEFDPAIPTLTEVAGHAPGERITSPDEANRYLRALVEAAPDRVRMVQYATSWEGRPLHYLVFTSRENIAALDAIQSDLANIAAGRAGNGSALPVTWLAYGVHGNEISSTDAALMLAYHLLAARRDERVDQILSQSIVVLDPMQNPDGRARFVNHFRTATGIAPSGDRQAAEHDETWPSGRVNHYMFDLNRDWFTLSQPETRGKVAAIRQWNPVVVVDVHEMSGDDSYFFSPAAQPINPNITASQRLAYEIIGRNNAAWFDQMGEPYFTREVYDLFYPGYGDTWNTHQGAIGSTYEQGSARGLVWERRDGTELTYADSVRNHFIASFSTAEAVALNADGFLSDYANYRAANARGSAGSGTYVIDLASRRWNAESLGRRLAAQGIEVRRRDGPVSACGRSYPAGYLAVPQAQPAARLVRSLLDRDTPLPRDFVVDQEQRRSEDLPHELYDVTAWSVGLMSGVEVNLCGSAVSGDPLSGDEPIAPLASGSGNFGIAVPWTDSGQARLVTLALREGIEARVTDEAFIKDGRTYPRGTVIFPAAANDDAKMERVRSLAGEIGAELVILPSSWVEDGPNLGSEAFVRLTLPRVAIAWDDGISQLSAGAMRYVLERRLGLPVTPIRTYRFGGADLSDYDVVLVPEGSPGRAFGEGGVATLRTFVENGGVLVTVGRSLSTFTGGDNPLLSVQREAALGRDPASGQGEAVSLATAREITSDSEYRDLIADQGALPDTLPGALLNTVADREHFLSAGYDGGAVVLATGSQIFTPLDRSDGVNVMRFEAADELIASGYVWDENRRQLAFKPYLMAQPTGRGLTIAFAHDPATRAYLDGLDLLIANAVIVAPSRVR, from the coding sequence GTGATCCGCAAAGCAATCGCTCAAATCGTTCTATTTTTGTCAGCAGTGCTTACTCTGCCAGCAACGGGCCAGGCGCAATCTTTCCTTCAGGCCGAGTTTGATCCGGCAATTCCGACGCTTACAGAGGTCGCGGGGCACGCTCCCGGTGAGCGGATTACATCGCCAGACGAAGCCAACCGCTACCTGCGCGCTTTGGTCGAAGCGGCTCCTGACAGGGTTCGGATGGTGCAATATGCCACCAGCTGGGAAGGACGCCCGCTGCACTATCTGGTGTTCACCTCGCGCGAAAATATAGCGGCGCTGGATGCGATCCAAAGCGACCTTGCCAATATCGCTGCGGGCCGTGCTGGCAATGGCTCGGCGCTGCCGGTCACATGGCTAGCCTATGGTGTCCACGGCAACGAGATTTCTTCGACCGATGCCGCGCTGATGCTGGCCTATCACTTGCTGGCAGCGCGCCGTGATGAGCGAGTCGATCAGATCCTGTCGCAAAGCATTGTGGTGCTCGACCCGATGCAGAACCCCGACGGGCGAGCGCGCTTCGTCAATCACTTCCGCACTGCAACCGGGATCGCGCCGTCAGGCGACCGGCAAGCGGCGGAACATGATGAGACTTGGCCGAGCGGGCGCGTGAACCATTACATGTTCGATCTCAACCGCGACTGGTTCACGCTCAGCCAGCCCGAAACCCGCGGCAAGGTCGCCGCGATCCGCCAGTGGAACCCGGTCGTGGTTGTCGACGTCCACGAAATGAGCGGGGATGACAGCTATTTCTTCTCCCCCGCCGCGCAGCCGATCAACCCGAACATCACCGCATCCCAGCGCCTCGCCTACGAAATCATCGGACGAAACAACGCCGCGTGGTTTGACCAGATGGGCGAGCCCTACTTCACCCGCGAGGTCTATGACCTTTTCTACCCCGGCTACGGCGACACGTGGAACACCCATCAAGGCGCAATTGGCAGCACTTACGAGCAAGGTTCCGCACGCGGACTGGTGTGGGAGCGTCGCGACGGAACCGAGCTGACCTATGCAGACAGCGTGCGCAATCACTTCATTGCCAGTTTCTCAACAGCAGAGGCCGTTGCGCTGAACGCTGATGGTTTCCTCTCCGATTATGCCAATTACCGCGCCGCCAATGCGCGCGGTAGCGCCGGGAGCGGCACCTATGTCATCGACCTTGCAAGCCGCCGCTGGAATGCAGAGAGCCTCGGGCGCAGATTGGCCGCGCAAGGGATCGAAGTGCGCCGCCGCGATGGTCCGGTGAGCGCTTGCGGGCGGAGTTATCCGGCCGGCTATCTGGCAGTGCCGCAGGCCCAACCCGCTGCGCGATTGGTGCGTAGCTTGCTTGACCGCGACACTCCGCTTCCGCGTGATTTCGTGGTCGATCAGGAACAGCGCCGCTCCGAAGACTTGCCGCATGAGCTCTACGATGTGACCGCTTGGTCGGTCGGTCTGATGTCGGGGGTCGAAGTAAATCTGTGTGGCAGCGCGGTTTCGGGCGATCCGCTTAGCGGAGATGAACCCATCGCACCGCTTGCAAGTGGATCGGGTAACTTCGGAATTGCCGTGCCGTGGACCGATAGCGGCCAGGCACGGTTGGTCACACTCGCTCTGCGCGAAGGGATCGAGGCGCGCGTTACTGACGAGGCGTTCATCAAGGACGGCCGAACTTATCCCCGCGGAACCGTTATCTTCCCGGCCGCAGCAAATGACGATGCCAAGATGGAACGTGTGCGTTCGCTGGCAGGAGAGATCGGGGCAGAGCTGGTTATCCTGCCGTCGAGCTGGGTCGAAGACGGGCCCAATCTGGGCAGCGAGGCCTTTGTGCGCCTAACCCTGCCGCGTGTGGCGATCGCTTGGGATGACGGCATCTCGCAATTGAGTGCTGGCGCGATGCGTTATGTGCTCGAACGGCGGCTTGGTCTGCCGGTCACGCCGATCCGTACATACCGTTTCGGCGGAGCGGATCTATCTGACTATGACGTCGTGCTGGTGCCCGAAGGGTCGCCAGGCCGAGCATTCGGGGAAGGCGGTGTGGCGACGCTGCGAACCTTTGTCGAAAATGGCGGAGTGCTGGTCACGGTCGGACGCAGCCTTTCAACCTTCACCGGCGGCGACAATCCCTTGCTCTCGGTTCAGCGCGAAGCGGCGCTCGGGCGCGATCCAGCCAGCGGTCAGGGCGAAGCGGTATCGCTCGCCACGGCGCGTGAGATTACCAGCGACAGCGAGTATCGCGATCTAATCGCCGATCAGGGTGCATTGCCGGACACTTTGCCCGGCGCGCTGCTCAACACGGTAGCAGACCGCGAACACTTCCTCTCCGCAGGCTATGATGGCGGCGCGGTTGTGCTCGCGACCGGTTCGCAGATTTTCACCCCGTTGGATCGCTCGGACGGTGTCAATGTGATGCGCTTCGAGGCCGCCGACGAGTTGATCGCAAGCGGCTATGTCTGGGATGAGAACCGGCGGCAGCTCGCATTCAAGCCCTATCTGATGGCGCAGCCCACAGGGCGCGGACTGACCATTGCCTTCGCGCATGATCCGGCAACCCGCGCCTATCTCGACGGGTTGGATCTATTGATTGCTAATGCGGTGATCGTCGCCCCCTCGCGGGTACGATAA